The Bacteroidia bacterium genomic interval TTTGCGCTGAAATTTGGGCTTCATTATATAGGCGCTGAACCGTCTTATACTACTAGTCTAAGTGAATTCAGTCAACGTGTAGATATTCTCCTGCTGAATTGGGGAATATTGTTTGAATTATAAATTGAGATATTGTTAAGGAGCTCCTGGGATTTCGGTCTCAGGAGCTTTTGCATTTACCTATAGAAATACACCATCCTTTCTCTCAAAAGGAGATCTTTTGTCAAAAATGTTAATTCCCATTTGTTGGCAAGTTGTATAGAGTTTTTCCGTATCTGTCTCCCTCCAACCATAACTGGAAAGCATCATAAAGCTGGCCTGATTTTTCCCTTTTACCAAAGATACCGCTGTAGGTCGGGCATCGTAATCATAATCCCTGGGGTATTTATCCTCTACGAGTGAATCAAATATGGGAAATTGGATCATCAAGGTAATCGGAAAGGTGAGCAAGAAAAGAAAACTTAAAAATATGGGCCTTAAGACATGCCTATTTATTACAAAAAGTACTCCTTTGGTTTTTAGATTGTGTCGAATAATAGGAAAGCGAAAATTGAGGCGATCGAAACGCGTTTTGTGAACTACAGCGGTAATTTCCTCAAAAGCCAGGCTATGTTTCGTCCATTCAAACCATTTCCCAAAACTCCAGACTTCCACAATACGATTTTCAGGATAAATTTTGAGTTTGTACACATGGTTTTCCATTCTGAGAAGCCGTAATAAAACTCCTCTTATCAATCTGAATAGAATATACAGGTAGCTGGGGATAATCAAAATCATCCAGGGAGAAGCATATTCTTCATAGTTCAAGCCAACATAAACAGCAGCTGCCAGGCCCAACACAAAAAGTAACAGATATGCTACGGCTCTGAGGCGAAGGTTTTCCGGATTTTTAAAAATAAGGTGTTTCATGCGCTCTCCTTATTACTTTATCTAAAGACTCAATTTACAGCAAAAAGTTGGTAGATTAAATAAAGGCATCTTCCTGTTTTTCCCGATGCGGCCTTTTATCAAAGACCCTTACCGTATGGTCCTGACAAACTTCTACGATTTCCGCAAGCTTTTCCTGTTTCCAACCATAAGTAGGAAGTAAAATCAGGCTTTTTTCGTTTTTCCCTTTTACAAAAGATACGGCTGTGGGCCTGAGATCAAGGGCTGTTTCTGTGGGGCCATAGAGATATTGGGCCATGCTCTTACCTGCAGGCCCATCCTTCAGAAAAAGATCAACGATCCCCCCCAGGCTAATAGAGAATAAAAGAATCAGATACTTCATGATGATCATGCCTGATCCATCTGTTTTATAGGTATACCGCAAGCCAGCAAGCTGATAATATAGCCGAGGAACATCACTTTTGTGGATCACACAAGTAGTTTCATCTAAGTCAAAGCTAGCCTCCTGATGACGGAAGAGCCTCTTATGACAAAGAAAATGGACTTCATGGGAGGACTCGCGAAACTCCAACATCCAGACGTGATCCTCCAGTTTGAATACCCTCAATCGAATTCCCCTAATTAATCTCCACATCAATACGTAAAACAACACATTTCCCCAAAAGCCAAATTCATCGTGATACCAATTCCCTCTTTCCCCATAAAACCAAAAGCAAAGCCCTGTGATCAGGAACAGCCCATACACCATCGCCCATATTCTCATTTTTTGAGGAGATAGAGATGAGAAAAACTGAGTCGGTAAATCATCGACAAATTTTGCTCTTTCCATGCTACCAATAATAAGATTCAGGAACTTGCTTTCGCAGCTTTTTGATGACTTTCTTTTCAAATAAGAGAATGAGTTTGTCTTCCTGGCTTTGGTTCTTATGTGCGGGTGTGTATTTGGCCAATCGCTTTAAGGTAAGTTTTGAATGCTGGGAGTCTCCACTTATCTCAATCTCTCCATGTACCCCTCTGAAATATAATGGATGCTCATCATCTATTTGGCTTACATCTATTAAACGAGCAATAGTATCTCCATTAGCCATAATAAAACTGTTGGAAGGGGCGTCGAAGTTCAGAGACTCAGGATTATAGAGTTTGACAAGTTTGACGGCTTCTTTGTTGAGTCTTTTTGCCAATAAGGTTTTAGAATAAGGAAACTCATAACTCTTATTAATCTCTTTATACTCTATAGTTTTTCCTGGAGGAATAGAGGTTGCACAAAAACTCGTAAAGGCAATTCCCGCTATCAGATAGGCAGGAATCTTTTGTATTCCCTTTGCATGCTTTTCGTAATTCCAGGCAAAAGGGAGCATACAAAAAGCCCAGAGATCACTGTAATCGACTACTCTCGAAATACCGACACCTGTAAAATTGAGCCAATCAATCATTCCCCCACTAAAGGGACTTTTCCACCACACGAAAAAGATGGCTACAAAAGTAAAAACAACTTTCTTGTAAGAGGGAAAGAAGGCTAAGAGGAAAAGCGGAAAAATAAACAATCCGGCAAAATCTGAAATCTTGCCGGTCAAAAAATTACCATAGGCCATTTTTGCCCAATGGTCATTGAGCAGAAGGACGATAAGTCCACAAATAAATAATGGGGAAGTTAGCAGATGCAGACGAAGGCTGTGTTTCATGTATCGAAATTGAATGATGAGCATTCAATTTCGACAAAAATGAAGAAAGGATCAATCCGGGAATTCCTGCCTAGTTTTCAGGGGCGCCATCATCTATCCAGGCCTGAATCGATTCGAGCGTACAATCTGGTAATTTAGATGCATTTCTCGGCATGGGTTCCCAACCGGCATCATGATTTATAGCTCCCTGAAAGCTCCCGTTATCAACGATTGTTTTCAAGCCATTGTAGGTATCGAATACAATTCCGCCGGCATTTCCAGCAGCATCATGACAGCCCAGACAGCTACTTTGAAGAACAGGCAAAACATCATTGAGATAGGAAACCGTAGCAGGGGTATTGCAACCACCGGGAACAATATTATCCTCTCCACTACGATAGGCACAAGCTGTAAAAAGCTGGCTGCCGAGCAGCGCGCAAATGATCAAAGCTCTAAAACAGGTTTTCATATAATTCGTCTAAACAATGGTTCAACTTAACAGGCTTTCCATTGGAAATTTCATTTCATCCATTCGCACTCATTATAACCAAAAAGCCTGTCTTTTGATTATCTTTGCCTTAATTAGAGTCAAAAAAGATATTTTGGTTACAGGCTGATCTTTTTATTTGGCAGATATACAAAAAACAGGACAATGGCGTATAGATTATTGTGCTACAAGATCAGATCTGTAAGAGGAAAAACAGGATGAAGAAAATAAGCCTGACAAGCTGTACATTTTTTTGGTTGATCATATTCAACCTGGGATTATTTGCTCAAGAGCGAGGCTTTGTAACTTCAAGCTTCCCTTCAAATGGAGCTGACAATCTTCCCTGCAATACATTTATATCCTTTACTTTACACTTTCCATCAGAGAGTAAACAGCTTGATCCGGCCACATTGGACGAAAATAGCCTCAAAATGTTCGAGGTCGACTTCCCGGATCGGAAGATCAAGTATGACATCAATTATGATGTTCTCAATCAATATGTCCAGTTAATACCGAAGTCGCTCCTTAATTCCGAAACCACCTATGCAGTAGAGCTATCTGTCTCATTAGTAGATGATAGAGGCTTCAGCCTGAAGCCTTTTCGCATGGAATTTGTTACTGGTATATGTCACAGGGAAGATGCTGTACCGGAAATAGCAGAAAGAGGTAGTGAGGAAGAAGAAAAATCCGGTATAGATATCAATGATCTTGATGCTCCCTATATTGATCTTTCACATTTCAAGGCCTTCGTTGTTGCGGACTCAGTTGAGATTGCCTGGCAAACTCAATTGGAATTTATGTTTTCCGACTTTACTGTGGACCGCTCACAAAACAGGAAGGACTTCCAGATTCTGGACAGGGTACCTACCATCGGAGATGGACAGGAAGAGCGAAACTACTTTTGGGTGGACCATGAACCGGAATACGGATGGAACTATTACAGGCTTTCTTTGCTGGATATCCTGGGGGAAGTTCAACAATCTGATACGGTAGGGGTGTTTTACCGATTGGTTGAATTTGGCAAAACAAAATTGCAACAAGCCGATACCCTGGAGATGAATTTTGTACTGGCAGAGAAAACGACTATGGCATTTATGATGAAATCCTCGGAAGGGGAAATTGTCCGAAGAAAAGCCGGCTTTATTTATCCAGGTTCCCAAAAATTACAGATACCCATTGGAGACCTGAAGCCGGGAACATATTTTGCAGTACTCAGAACCCCGGATATAGTACGTGCTGAACGCGTCTATGTCTTACCTTAACACAAACATGCCTCGACTTCACCCCTTATTTAAACATAGCCCTGCTATCATTGCTATGATCCATGTACCCGCTTTGCCAGGTACTCCGGCTAATAAATATCCGCCGGGAAAGATCATTATGGATTGCTTAGCAGAAGCCGAGCTCTATCAGCGTATGGGGGTAGATGGAATCATGATTGAGAACATGCATGATCGCCCCTATCTCAACCGTGAGGTTGGGCATGAGATTAGTACCCTTATGGCCATTATCGGAAGGGAAGTAAAAAGCTTTTCCGAAATCCCCTGCGGGATACAAATCCTGGCCGGTGCAAACAAAGCAGCACTTGCAGCAGCCTTTGCAGCCGAAATGGATTTCATTCGGGCAGAAGGTTTTGTTTATGGGCATATGGCCGATGAAGGCATGATGCAATCGGATGCAGCCGAACTATTGCGCTATCGCAAAATGATAGGCGCTGAAAACATTCAGATATTCACCGATATCAAGAAAAAGCATAGTTCACATGAGATCACCAAAGATGTAGATCTTATAGAAACAGCCAAAGCTGCGACCTTCTTCCAGTCAGACGGTCTCATCATTACGGGCAATGCCACAGGAGAAGAAGCAAATATCATGGATGTAGCAACGCTTACGCAGGAATTGGACGTTCCTATCATAGTAGGCTCAGGTATCAGTATTAGCAATGTCGAGGCTTTTGCTCCTCATTGTGATGCCATGATTGTAGGTTCTTACTTTAAGCAGGAAGGGAATTGGCAGAATCCTCCAGATCTTTTGCGGATCAAAACCTTCATGAATAAAGTAGAAAGAATTCGATCTGCCTCGCCACAGATTCCTGTTCGATGATAAGATATACAGCAAGATTTATCCTGATTCTCTCTCTCCTCTTTTTCGCCTCCTGCGAAGAAGAAGTCAATTGTGGGGAGAGCGATAGTTTGAGTTGTTTCCTGGAAACACATGCTGATCGTTCACAAAGCAAAAATCTTATAGCCTGTGCAGCAGGGGGACAGGAAGGTTTTTTGGATGATCCGGCCTTACCCGTTTCTGTATTCTTCTATCCCATAGCCGGGGCAACTGAGTTTCGCTATTTCGAAACCGAGGATTTGAGTGCAAATCCCGATGATTTCAGTGCGTTTAAAGAAGTCCCTCTGGATGGTTTAGCAGTATTCAATGGATATCTCCATAGATTTACCCGAGCTGCCAGTACCGAAGATAGCTGGAGCCGTGTGGTATACTTTACGCCTGACAGTGTACATATCTCCAATGCAATTCGACTCAAGGATGCCAGCAAACCCTCTGAATTTGCCCCGGAATTGCTCAATATTGATCTGAGCAATCCTTTGGAACCCATTTTTAGCTGGACGGATGGCAGAACTCCCGAAAATGAAATTTATTTCCATGTTGTTTCGGATGAAAGTGGAAACCTCATTTCCGGCACCTATACCTTCGACAAAAATTTTCAGTTTTATAAGTTGGATAATGTGGTGCTAAATATTCGGGATGTCGATCCTGCTCCTACACTTACTCCCGGAGAGACCTACAATTTCACCCTCATGGGCGTAAGTCTGGATAATTGGGTGAATCTGATCGTGGATACGACATTTGTGGCTGAATGACCCGGACCCCTTTTCGCCGACCGTCCCCTTAAAAAGGGACATGGCGAATGACTCCTAAATAAAATATTGGCTTGCGGGTCGTTCCCTTTTTAAGGGGAACGGGGCTTGCAGCGGAGGGGTTACTCAGCATAATTTATCGGCAGATAACCAATCAATTGCTCACTGCGATCTGTGGGCGACCGGTAGTATACCATGATGGTATAAAAGTTTTCCGGAGCGGAGAGCCTACCTTCGACAGCCGTCTCCTTCCATCCCTGAGCAGAACCTACCAAATACTGATAGTCATATACGCCCTGCTTGAGTCGGATATCTGCTTCATATTGTCCCAGATCATCATTGTAGCTCATCCGAAACTGAGGCTTTAGCTGCCAATCACTTAGTTTTCCAAAGACATAGACTTCTTCACCTGCTGGGAAGGGTTCCATTCTTTTTAGACTAAAGAAGGTATAAACATAATCGGCCTGGTAATCATTTTCCGGCCACTCCTGGACTTCAATAAAGTAGCCGCCATTTCGATCTCTTCTATTGCCAAAATTATTTCGTAGGAAAGGATCTCCGGGAAAGAGAAAGACCCGATAGGTTGAATCCAGATCTTCTACATCCTCCATATCTCTAGAATAAAAACGAGTACTCCGGATATCAGCTTGCCGAAATTCATTTCCCCCGCCAAAAGCACGCAACAAATCTACATGGTATTCGTGTCGATTGTCTCTGGAAAAACGAGGCACTCCGGGTGTAAAAGGCTGATCTAATCTAAAATTTTGAACGATGCGAATGTCAAGGTCTTGTTGCGGACTAAAAATTTGCAAGCCTGAAGTATTGACTTCAAAATCTATCGATGCCAATTGCTGGCGTTCAAATTTCTCTGCAAGCATCCGTGTAGGTCTTATCCCTACCCTTTGCTCTGCCACTACAAAGCGACGTGTCAGGACTAAATCATTGGGATTGCCAGAACGATAAACTTTCAGGATATAATTTCCGCTTATTTTGAAGTATTCATTCTCCTGAGGAAAACTATAGGTATAATGAACATATGGCGTACGGGTAAACTCCGACCTTCGATAATCGTCTATTCGATCCTGAGAAAAGCCCTCATAGAAGGAGATGGGCAAGACAAAACTTTCTTTCCAATCCACATCACAGTGCACCAAATCAACCATAAAATCTGACTCCCGCTCTGTATCAGGAATAAATTCATCAAATTCCAGGGTCAGATTTCCTCCAGCATCCTTGTAGATCACGGGATAGGATTCTTCCCATTGTGTCCGGTAAAGCTGGACTGTATGAATCGCATCATCATAGATATGATCACGTGTGATGAGTTTCTTTTTGGGGGCGCGTGGGCTAGCCTGTGTGAGATCCGAAGGAGGACAAGCCGTCAAAACTAATTGCAGGGAGAATAAAAGAAGAATTAGACGCATGGTTTCATTACTCTTTGATGAGTTTTCGGATATACCATTGATCTTCAATTTCAATAGAAAGAAGGTATATCCCGGCTTTCAAGTTACTCAAATCAAGCTTCACTTCTCCGGGAAATATTTTCACATATAGTTCCTGCATTTGAATTTGCCTGCCGTCAAGACTTGTTAGCTGTAAATCCTCAATCAGACTTAAGGGAAAATCACTGCGAATCACAAGCATGTCTTCTACTGGATTGGGAAAAACCCTTAATGCCCGATTTATGCTTTCGTCTATTCCTACTCCATTCTCTACCTGTACACTCAAGGTATCAGACTCAAGGTAACAGCCGTCTGAGTTTCTCCCTTTCACCTGATAGATGCCACTCCCATATAAAGCTGCATCAAGGCTATCCTTCATTTCACTGGTCAAGAGGGTATCATTTCTAAACCATTCATAGCTGAGCAATCCGGAAATTGCATAGACCGTACTGCTATCAGCCGTCAGCACGAAATTATCAAGCTGGTAGGTACTTAGTTCTAATCGAATCAAGCTATCGCAAGCATTTGTATTCGGAATAGTATCTGTATACATGCCTGCGTCAAATATCCAGGTATTCCCAAGCAAGAAACTATCCCCCAAACAAATGCTTTCGGTTAAACTCGCATAGGTTCTGGGGCAATCAATTTCCATATTTTTCATCCAGACAATCCGGGCATTCCATCTGGACGATGCAATTACATCCTGATCTCCATCTTGATCCAAGTCCTCAATCTCCAATTGTGCAAGGAGAGGAATATCCTCAATAAGTATACTTTCCGTAAAGACTTCTGATCCATTATTTGAAAGGTAAAACACTTTACCCTGGCTATTACTTCCAACTACTATATCCTTCTTATTATCCCCATCAAAATCAGCAATCTGATAGATGCCGGGATCAATGATAGTTGTATTAATATCCAAATCTGTAAAAACCAGATTACTATCATTTCGGAGCCAGCTTATCTCATTGTCAAATTCATTGGCAAATATAAGATCGAGGTCGCCATCAGAATCGAGGTCTTCTGCTTTCATGAGGCTACTAAATATTCTACCTGAAGTTTCCGTCACATCCTGGATATAGACATTGCTGTAGATATTATTTGTGTTTTGGGCATACCATAGTTCAGCAACCCGGCTAGTCTGATTTCGAATCAGGTAGGCGATATCTTTATCCCCATCCAAATCCCAATCTCCAGCAGCAAATAAATTGCTACGAAACCCCATCGTACTTTGCATGAAATTGTTCCCGTTCCATTCAAAACGCTCGAGAGTACTGGCGCTCACCAGGATGTCAGGATTTCCGTCTTCATCCAGGTCCTCATTTCTGATCGTAAAATTTGGGCTCAATCCAGAAACCGCCAGGGTAGCACTAAAACTTCCTCCAGAATTATTTAACCAGTACAAATTATTTTTATGAGCCATCAATAAGTCGATATCCTGATCACCGTCTTTATCTATTTGAAATATTGCATCAGGAGCGGTACTTGCATCTGGATAGGTATCAGGTAAGCCTGAGGGGATATAGGGCTGTTGAAAGGAGAAATTTTCCTCATAACTTTGTCCCAGCGGATATAAAGTTGTTCCACTTACACTCAATACATCAGTTCTGTTATTTTGATCCTTATCAAAGAGCTGCAAACTTGAAGCTCCCATATCGAAACTGTTCCAGTACAATTCATAGGACCCATCTGTTTGCTGGTCATATACAGAATATTCTATCAGCAGATCTTTTCTTCCATCTCCTGTCACATCTTCCCATGCCTTAGCTGGATAAAAATTTGAGAAACCCATATCCAGGGTAGTAAATGTGCCTCCTCCGTCATTCTGAATCAGGGCATAGGCAGATCGTGTACCTTTCAGCAAAACATCTATATCTCCATCTCCATCATAATCATTGGGCAAATAGAAATTTCCTTTATCGGCCAAAGAAGGGCTGGCAAGAAGACTAAATGAAAAATTCCCATCATGTTGCCAAAGAAATGCCTGGGTGGTATTTGCCAAAGGACTGATGAGAATTTCTTTCTCATCTGAGCCTACAAAATTCGCCACTACGGCCGTTCCAGCTCTGAGGGTATCAAATACATGAGAGATAAATCCTTCAGTCAGATTTGTATCGGCTTCCATAACCGTAACAACATCATCATTAATGGAAAAATCTCTGTGCCTGGCAACGACATCCATCAGTCCATCCTCGTCAAAATCTGCCAGACCGTATAGGGTAGCTGGTTGGCCGGAAAAACTGACGAATGACCAGCTAAACTGGAAATTAGTTTCCTGCTTTAGATAATAGAAATAGTTCAAATTGGCCTTCATATCCACCACAAGATCCAAATCCCCATCATTGTCCATGTCTGCGATTTCGATATGATCTATGGGATCATTAAGCGGGAAGGAGATTTCATAGCTCTGATACTGGTAATTGCCGGTATTGAGATGAAGTACCAGGTGATATTTCAGGTTATTGTCTCGATGCTCTGCCAAAAAGTCATCAAAACCATCCTGATTAAGGTCAACTTTCTTGATATAGTAATAGCCTCTTACAGTATCCGCTTCTGTTTGCATCCGGAAGCCAACTCCCTGATTTGCCATATTCAGCAGATACTTAGTATTGGGGAAACCTCCTATGATGTCCAACTTACCATCACCATCGTAGTCCATAAAATCAGATGACAGTCCTCTTCCGGAACCCGAATCTCCGGTTCGAAGAAATTGCGTCTCAAAATTTTGAGCATCCAAATGATAAGAGAATAGGAAAAAGAAGAGCAATAAAGATGAAAGATATTGAGTTTTCACAGTGCTTGATTAGTAAAGTGAATTTACTCAGAACCTTTCCCTAATTCAACATCTTCCAGACCAAAGTTTTAACAAGTTCGCGGGCATTGAGGTGGGTGCTGACCATGCCTTTCATACTTAAATCAACCTCTTTCAGATAGGAAATATTTCTATAGGTCTGAGCGAGGTTGAAATTTCGGCTGGCCAATTGATAATCCTTAGCCTGGTAGTAATTGACTTTCAACTGATTTTTGATAGAGTCCGTAGTCCTCAGTTGAAAACGATGTACCAAAGCCAAGTTATGGAAAAAGCGAAATAGCCCATTGATGGTCAGGATAGGTGGGTTGATCTTTTCATTTTGGGTGAGCCGATCGACGATCATATGTGCTTTATAATTTTCCCTGCCTGCAATAGCATGTACCAGTTC includes:
- a CDS encoding Ig-like domain-containing protein, whose protein sequence is MKKISLTSCTFFWLIIFNLGLFAQERGFVTSSFPSNGADNLPCNTFISFTLHFPSESKQLDPATLDENSLKMFEVDFPDRKIKYDINYDVLNQYVQLIPKSLLNSETTYAVELSVSLVDDRGFSLKPFRMEFVTGICHREDAVPEIAERGSEEEEKSGIDINDLDAPYIDLSHFKAFVVADSVEIAWQTQLEFMFSDFTVDRSQNRKDFQILDRVPTIGDGQEERNYFWVDHEPEYGWNYYRLSLLDILGEVQQSDTVGVFYRLVEFGKTKLQQADTLEMNFVLAEKTTMAFMMKSSEGEIVRRKAGFIYPGSQKLQIPIGDLKPGTYFAVLRTPDIVRAERVYVLP
- a CDS encoding BtpA/SgcQ family protein, with translation MPRLHPLFKHSPAIIAMIHVPALPGTPANKYPPGKIIMDCLAEAELYQRMGVDGIMIENMHDRPYLNREVGHEISTLMAIIGREVKSFSEIPCGIQILAGANKAALAAAFAAEMDFIRAEGFVYGHMADEGMMQSDAAELLRYRKMIGAENIQIFTDIKKKHSSHEITKDVDLIETAKAATFFQSDGLIITGNATGEEANIMDVATLTQELDVPIIVGSGISISNVEAFAPHCDAMIVGSYFKQEGNWQNPPDLLRIKTFMNKVERIRSASPQIPVR
- a CDS encoding DUF5103 domain-containing protein; protein product: MRLILLLFSLQLVLTACPPSDLTQASPRAPKKKLITRDHIYDDAIHTVQLYRTQWEESYPVIYKDAGGNLTLEFDEFIPDTERESDFMVDLVHCDVDWKESFVLPISFYEGFSQDRIDDYRRSEFTRTPYVHYTYSFPQENEYFKISGNYILKVYRSGNPNDLVLTRRFVVAEQRVGIRPTRMLAEKFERQQLASIDFEVNTSGLQIFSPQQDLDIRIVQNFRLDQPFTPGVPRFSRDNRHEYHVDLLRAFGGGNEFRQADIRSTRFYSRDMEDVEDLDSTYRVFLFPGDPFLRNNFGNRRDRNGGYFIEVQEWPENDYQADYVYTFFSLKRMEPFPAGEEVYVFGKLSDWQLKPQFRMSYNDDLGQYEADIRLKQGVYDYQYLVGSAQGWKETAVEGRLSAPENFYTIMVYYRSPTDRSEQLIGYLPINYAE
- a CDS encoding T9SS type A sorting domain-containing protein, whose protein sequence is MKTQYLSSLLLFFFLFSYHLDAQNFETQFLRTGDSGSGRGLSSDFMDYDGDGKLDIIGGFPNTKYLLNMANQGVGFRMQTEADTVRGYYYIKKVDLNQDGFDDFLAEHRDNNLKYHLVLHLNTGNYQYQSYEISFPLNDPIDHIEIADMDNDGDLDLVVDMKANLNYFYYLKQETNFQFSWSFVSFSGQPATLYGLADFDEDGLMDVVARHRDFSINDDVVTVMEADTNLTEGFISHVFDTLRAGTAVVANFVGSDEKEILISPLANTTQAFLWQHDGNFSFSLLASPSLADKGNFYLPNDYDGDGDIDVLLKGTRSAYALIQNDGGGTFTTLDMGFSNFYPAKAWEDVTGDGRKDLLIEYSVYDQQTDGSYELYWNSFDMGASSLQLFDKDQNNRTDVLSVSGTTLYPLGQSYEENFSFQQPYIPSGLPDTYPDASTAPDAIFQIDKDGDQDIDLLMAHKNNLYWLNNSGGSFSATLAVSGLSPNFTIRNEDLDEDGNPDILVSASTLERFEWNGNNFMQSTMGFRSNLFAAGDWDLDGDKDIAYLIRNQTSRVAELWYAQNTNNIYSNVYIQDVTETSGRIFSSLMKAEDLDSDGDLDLIFANEFDNEISWLRNDSNLVFTDLDINTTIIDPGIYQIADFDGDNKKDIVVGSNSQGKVFYLSNNGSEVFTESILIEDIPLLAQLEIEDLDQDGDQDVIASSRWNARIVWMKNMEIDCPRTYASLTESICLGDSFLLGNTWIFDAGMYTDTIPNTNACDSLIRLELSTYQLDNFVLTADSSTVYAISGLLSYEWFRNDTLLTSEMKDSLDAALYGSGIYQVKGRNSDGCYLESDTLSVQVENGVGIDESINRALRVFPNPVEDMLVIRSDFPLSLIEDLQLTSLDGRQIQMQELYVKIFPGEVKLDLSNLKAGIYLLSIEIEDQWYIRKLIKE